The genome window AATCATTGCCAACATCATCATTTTGCTCTTATTCATTATTGGCTTGTACACGCTGCAAAAGAAGCACGTCTCGTTCTCCAAGCGGGTTTTCATTGGATTGGGACTCGGGATCGTGTTTGGCTTGGTTCTGCAATTTGCTTATGGTGCCAAGTCAGACGTGCTCAAAACGACGATCGACTGGTACAATATTGTCGGAAACGGCTATGTGAAGCTGCTCCAGATGATTGTCATGCCGCTCGTTTTCATTTCGATCGTCTCTGCTTTTACCAAGCTGAAATTATCGAATAACATTGGGAAAATCAGCTCGTTGATCCTGGGGATTTTGGTCGGGACTACGGCTATTGCCGCTGCCATTGGTATTGCTTCTACGCTGGCCTTCAATCTGGATGGAGCCCAGCTTCAGCAGGGAGCCGCAGAAACAGCACGAATTGAACAGGTCGGACAAAAATTAGGCGACGTTCAGAATACTTCGCTGCCGCAAAAAATCGTTTCGCTCCTGCCTGCGAACCCGTTCCAGGACTTGACGGGAGAGCGCCCGACCTCGACGATCGCAGTCGTGATTTTCGCAGCTTTCATCGGTGCAGCCTATTTGGGAATCAAACGCAAAAATCCGGAGCAGGCTGAGCTCTTTTCCAAGATCGTCGACACCCTCCATACGATTACCATGCGTGTGGTTACCCTGATCTTGCGCTTGACCCCGTTCGGCGTGCTGGCCATCATGACAAAAGTGACGGCTACCAGCGACTACAATGCGATCTGGCAGCTTGGGAAATTCGTCGTCGCGTCCTATGTAGCCCTGATCATCATGTTTATCGTGCATCTGCTCCTGCTGGCTTTCGCAGGCTTGAATCCGATAACCTATGTGAAAAAAGCATTCCCGGTTCTCACGTTTGCCTTCACCTCCCGTACCAGCGCAGGGGCATTGCCGCTGAATGTGAAAACACAGACGCAGGATCTGGGAGTTCCCGAGGGAATCGCCAACTTCGCAGGCTCCTTTGGTCTCTCCATCGGACAAAATGGCTGCGCCGGTACGTACCCGGCTATGCTCGCCGTGATGGTCGCACCATTGGCAGGCGTAGATCCACTGTCTCCATCGTTTATCCTGCTGCTCATTGCGGTCGTGGCGCTCAGCTCGTTTGGTGTAGCTGGCGTAGGCGGTGGAGCTACGTTCGCCGCGCTGCTGGTCTTGTCCTCGCTGAATCTCCCTATCGCGATCGTAGGTCTCTTGATCTCGGTTGAACCGTTGATCGATATGGGACGCACGGCCCTAAACGTGAGCGGCAGCATGACGGCAGGTCTGCTCACCAGCAAGGCGACAAAAGATCTGGATACGAATGTGTACAACGACACGAGAGACAACTCGCTGACTGTATAAAAAAAGAAAAAGGCTACTCCGCCATAGGAAAAGGGCGGATGTAGCCTTTTTTTGCATGGTAAGGCTTCGCTAGGACGTAGAGCAGCCATGGTTTCTCATCGTGAATATAAACATTTGAGATTTACCGTTACCTAGATAATTAGGTATATTATTTTTAAATGCAAAACAATAGTTTTGCATTTAAAACAAAAATGGGAGGTGCACGCTGATGTCTACTGCTTCTAATCCTCGGAAACTGCGTTGGTGGGGCGTCATTACGCTGCTGCTCGTTGTAATCATTTCCTACGTTGACCGTATGAACGTGTCGGTTCTGATTACAAACAATGAATTTTTGGAACATTTTGGGATTAAAGGAGATCGTATCGCACAGGGCGAGCTGATGTCTCTGTTCCTGATCGGGTACGGTATCGCTGCCTTTTTCCTCAGCCCGTTGTATGAAACGTTTTTTGGCGTTCGCAAAGGGCTTCTGATCAGTATCTTGATCTGGGCTGTCATGACGATCGTCTCGCCAGTCGCCAGCTCCATTGGCCTGCTGCTCCTGATTCGCTTTATCCTGGGGGCAAGCGAAGGGCCGCTGTTCTCGCTGAAAACCATGTACATCAAGGACATGTTTGACCAGCATGAACGCGGGAAACCGAATGCCGTCAGCTCCATGGGTGTGTCGATCGGCCTCGCTGTGGGCTTCCCGATCGTGACTTACATTATTTTGCATTCTCATTGGCAAGCTTCTTACGTCATTCTCGGTATTTTAAATCTGATTATCGGGCTGCCGCTGATTCTCCTCTTCATCAAGGAGTCGGGAAAGAAAGATTCAAAACGAGCCAGTGCTAAGCCGAAAAGCTTGAAGGAGACGTTCCGCCAGGCGTGGAAAACCCCGGGGCTGGTCTGGATTCTGCTGATTGAGATTGCCACACTCAGCTACTTG of Brevibacillus choshinensis contains these proteins:
- a CDS encoding L-cystine transporter, coding for MSTLLIIANIIILLLFIIGLYTLQKKHVSFSKRVFIGLGLGIVFGLVLQFAYGAKSDVLKTTIDWYNIVGNGYVKLLQMIVMPLVFISIVSAFTKLKLSNNIGKISSLILGILVGTTAIAAAIGIASTLAFNLDGAQLQQGAAETARIEQVGQKLGDVQNTSLPQKIVSLLPANPFQDLTGERPTSTIAVVIFAAFIGAAYLGIKRKNPEQAELFSKIVDTLHTITMRVVTLILRLTPFGVLAIMTKVTATSDYNAIWQLGKFVVASYVALIIMFIVHLLLLAFAGLNPITYVKKAFPVLTFAFTSRTSAGALPLNVKTQTQDLGVPEGIANFAGSFGLSIGQNGCAGTYPAMLAVMVAPLAGVDPLSPSFILLLIAVVALSSFGVAGVGGGATFAALLVLSSLNLPIAIVGLLISVEPLIDMGRTALNVSGSMTAGLLTSKATKDLDTNVYNDTRDNSLTV
- a CDS encoding MFS transporter, giving the protein MSTASNPRKLRWWGVITLLLVVIISYVDRMNVSVLITNNEFLEHFGIKGDRIAQGELMSLFLIGYGIAAFFLSPLYETFFGVRKGLLISILIWAVMTIVSPVASSIGLLLLIRFILGASEGPLFSLKTMYIKDMFDQHERGKPNAVSSMGVSIGLAVGFPIVTYIILHSHWQASYVILGILNLIIGLPLILLFIKESGKKDSKRASAKPKSLKETFRQAWKTPGLVWILLIEIATLSYLWGSSSWLPAYLLNERHFSIKEMGILASLPFIFSIGSGYLGGYIIDRISPKRVSMLFVVGGLGTAISVSIAIFSASPVVSAIGLIVANLFWGIQGPAIPSIVQSASPDSSVGSTYGIVNGVGNLVSALMPTVMGAMIAGNGSESFTAGFTLLIGTQVLTVICAIVALRYNVFAAKEAGAPVER